The following are encoded in a window of Bradyrhizobium sp. WBOS07 genomic DNA:
- a CDS encoding uracil-DNA glycosylase family protein — protein MIPEPAPTVRELLAFYLEAGVDCALAEEPIDRLAELDAPPAAPRIAPAIEVPRPLTAPAVMRGEAAPAPDIAIASAREAARTAPTLEALRELMQNFEGCALKHTATRLVFADGNPQARIMFVGEAPGRDEDIEGLPFVGRSGKLLDLMIGAIGLNRSTAYIANVIPWRPPGNRTPTPQETQICLPFIQRQIELVNPDVLVTLGNPSTQTLLGTREGIMRTRGRWFDYETGARTIRALPTFHPAYLLRSPSYKRLAWQDLRAIAKVLAG, from the coding sequence ATGATCCCCGAACCCGCACCCACCGTCCGAGAGCTTCTTGCCTTCTATCTGGAGGCCGGTGTCGACTGCGCGCTCGCCGAGGAACCGATCGACCGCCTGGCGGAATTGGATGCTCCCCCGGCGGCCCCGCGCATCGCACCTGCGATCGAGGTGCCGCGGCCGCTCACCGCGCCGGCGGTGATGCGCGGCGAAGCCGCGCCGGCTCCCGACATCGCCATCGCCTCCGCGCGCGAAGCCGCACGCACCGCGCCGACGCTGGAAGCGCTGCGCGAGCTGATGCAGAATTTCGAAGGCTGCGCGCTGAAGCACACCGCGACGCGGCTGGTGTTCGCCGACGGCAACCCGCAGGCACGCATCATGTTCGTCGGCGAGGCGCCGGGCCGCGACGAGGACATCGAGGGCCTGCCCTTCGTCGGGCGCAGCGGCAAGCTGCTCGATCTGATGATCGGCGCCATCGGCCTCAACCGCAGCACCGCCTACATCGCCAACGTCATTCCCTGGCGGCCGCCCGGCAACCGCACGCCGACGCCGCAGGAAACGCAGATCTGCCTGCCCTTCATCCAGCGCCAGATCGAGCTGGTGAATCCGGATGTGCTGGTGACGCTCGGCAACCCCTCGACCCAGACGCTGCTGGGAACGCGCGAGGGCATCATGCGCACCCGCGGGCGCTGGTTCGACTACGAGACCGGCGCACGCACCATCCGGGCGCTGCCGACGTTCCATCCCGCCTATCTGCTCCGCTCTCCGTCCTACAAGCGGCTGGCGTGGCAGGATCTGCGTGCGATCGCCAAGGTGCTGGCGGGCTAG
- a CDS encoding phosphoketolase yields the protein MTNQQQSAAASSDLDLLDRYWRAANYLSVGQIYLLDNPLLREPLRAEHIKPRLLGHWGTTPGLNFIYAHLNRVIRALDLDVIYVCGPGHGGPGMVANTYLEGSYSEIYPEIARDADGMRRLFRQFSFPGGIPSHAAPETPGSIHEGGELGYALVHAYGAAFDNPDLIVACVVGDGEAETGPLAASWHSNKFLNPAHDGAVLPILHLNGYKIANPTVLGRMRDAEIRDLFRGFGHEPLFVEGDDPKLMHQAMADALDVALASIRSIQRHARDRRTSVERPRWPMIVLRSPKGWTGPKEVDGKKVEGFWRAHQVPVAGCRDNPAHLKVLEDWMRSYEPEKLFDASGALVPELQALAPRGDRRMGANPHANGGLLKKELKLPDFHRFAIEVPQPGGVMAEATRELGKFLRDVIRLNAKERNFRIMGPDETASNRLDAVFEATERVWMEPIESYDVHLAQDGRVMEVLSEHLCQGWLEGYLLTGRHGFFSCYEAFIHIVDSMFNQHAKWLKVTRELPWRRPIASLNYLLTSHVWRQDHNGFSHQDPGFVDLVANKKADIVRIYFPPDANTLLWIADHALRTYNRINVIVAGKQPAPQWLSMRDAAAHCDAGIGIWSWAGTEKAGGEPDVVMACAGDVPTLETLAAVDLLRKALPDLKIRVVNVVDLMTLQPQDQHPHGLSDRDFDSLFTTDKPVIFAYHGYPYLIHRLTYSRTNHAGMHVRGFAEEGTTTTPFDMVVLNELDRYHLAIEAIERVPGLAAKAAQAKQQFRDKLIEHSRYVREHGEDMPEIQGWVWPNSSGGNTPAEAGD from the coding sequence ATGACAAATCAACAACAATCAGCTGCAGCGAGCAGCGATCTCGATCTGCTTGATCGCTATTGGCGCGCCGCCAACTACCTCTCGGTCGGGCAAATCTATCTGCTCGACAATCCACTGCTGCGCGAGCCGCTGCGGGCCGAACACATCAAGCCGCGCCTGCTCGGCCATTGGGGCACGACGCCGGGTTTGAACTTCATCTACGCCCATCTCAACCGCGTCATCCGCGCGCTCGATCTCGACGTGATCTATGTCTGCGGCCCCGGCCATGGCGGTCCGGGCATGGTCGCCAACACTTATCTGGAAGGCAGCTACAGCGAGATCTATCCCGAGATCGCCCGCGATGCGGACGGCATGCGCAGGCTGTTCAGGCAGTTCTCCTTTCCCGGCGGCATCCCGAGCCATGCGGCGCCGGAAACGCCGGGCTCGATTCACGAGGGCGGCGAGCTCGGCTATGCGCTGGTGCACGCCTACGGCGCCGCCTTCGACAATCCGGACTTGATCGTCGCCTGTGTCGTCGGCGACGGCGAGGCCGAGACCGGCCCGCTGGCTGCGTCCTGGCACTCGAACAAATTCCTGAACCCCGCCCATGACGGCGCGGTGCTGCCGATCCTGCATCTCAACGGCTACAAGATCGCCAATCCGACCGTGCTGGGGCGGATGCGAGATGCGGAAATCCGCGATCTCTTTCGCGGTTTCGGCCACGAGCCGTTGTTCGTCGAGGGTGACGATCCCAAATTGATGCACCAGGCCATGGCGGACGCGCTCGACGTCGCGCTCGCCAGCATCCGTTCGATCCAGCGGCACGCCCGCGACAGGCGCACAAGCGTCGAGCGGCCGCGCTGGCCGATGATCGTGCTGCGCAGCCCGAAAGGCTGGACCGGCCCTAAGGAAGTCGACGGCAAGAAGGTCGAGGGCTTTTGGCGCGCGCATCAGGTCCCCGTCGCCGGCTGCCGCGACAACCCGGCGCACCTGAAAGTCCTCGAAGACTGGATGCGCAGCTACGAGCCTGAAAAGCTGTTCGACGCAAGCGGTGCCCTCGTTCCCGAGCTTCAGGCGCTCGCGCCTCGCGGCGACCGCCGCATGGGCGCCAACCCGCATGCCAATGGCGGCCTGCTGAAGAAGGAGCTGAAGCTGCCGGACTTCCACCGCTTCGCGATCGAGGTGCCGCAGCCCGGCGGCGTCATGGCCGAAGCGACGCGCGAGCTCGGCAAGTTTCTGCGCGACGTCATCCGCCTCAACGCGAAGGAGCGCAACTTCCGCATCATGGGCCCGGACGAGACCGCGTCAAACCGGCTGGACGCCGTGTTCGAGGCGACCGAGCGCGTCTGGATGGAGCCGATCGAATCCTACGACGTGCATCTGGCGCAGGATGGCCGTGTCATGGAGGTGCTGAGCGAGCATCTCTGCCAGGGCTGGCTCGAGGGCTATCTGCTCACCGGCAGGCACGGCTTCTTCTCGTGCTACGAGGCCTTCATCCACATCGTCGATTCCATGTTCAACCAGCACGCCAAATGGCTGAAGGTGACGCGCGAGCTGCCGTGGCGGCGCCCGATCGCCTCGCTGAATTACCTCCTGACTTCGCACGTCTGGCGTCAGGACCATAACGGCTTCAGCCATCAGGACCCCGGTTTCGTCGATCTCGTCGCCAACAAGAAGGCCGACATCGTTCGCATCTACTTCCCGCCGGATGCCAATACGCTGCTGTGGATCGCCGACCATGCCTTACGCACCTACAACCGCATCAACGTCATCGTTGCCGGCAAGCAGCCGGCGCCGCAATGGCTGTCGATGCGGGACGCCGCGGCGCATTGCGACGCCGGCATCGGCATCTGGAGCTGGGCGGGGACTGAGAAGGCTGGCGGCGAACCGGACGTGGTGATGGCCTGCGCCGGCGATGTCCCGACGCTGGAGACGCTCGCCGCCGTCGATCTCTTGCGCAAGGCCCTGCCGGATTTGAAGATCCGCGTCGTCAACGTCGTCGACCTCATGACGCTGCAGCCGCAGGATCAGCATCCGCACGGCCTGTCCGACCGCGACTTCGACAGCCTGTTCACGACGGACAAGCCCGTCATCTTCGCCTATCACGGCTATCCCTATTTGATCCACCGGCTGACCTATAGCCGCACCAACCATGCCGGCATGCATGTGCGGGGCTTTGCCGAGGAAGGCACCACGACGACGCCGTTCGACATGGTCGTGCTCAACGAGCTCGACCGCTACCACCTCGCGATCGAGGCGATCGAACGCGTGCCCGGACTCGCGGCCAAGGCCGCGCAGGCCAAGCAGCAATTCCGCGACAAGCTGATCGAGCATTCGCGCTATGTGCGCGAGCACGGCGAGGACATGCCGGAGATCCAGGGCTGGGTCTGGCCCAACAGCTCCGGCGGCAACACGCCTGCCGAAGCCGGCGACTAA
- a CDS encoding glycosyltransferase family 39 protein, whose product MRFTSLVIELIRARPRLIVWIAVLLQALMWLVVALVFYRSPPGTLATLLAFGREYQVGTDLGPPLAVWLADIAYRAAGGHMFGIYVLAQLCEIATFIALYHLSRAVVGSQHAVLAVLLTMTVLAFSSSALDFGPLVLARPLWALLLLHSWQIIGQRRGNAWFAWSIEAGLLLLTTPAAIFLLLLLVVFAVSTAGGRRTLRALDPLFALIVVAVLALPYAVWLMRAETLAMPALPQVAELSARALHAAWLLAGLVLGAAAIPALTFLNTGLFAGKGEEPPIIYRPPVAPLARNFVYFFALAPVLGGVLVSGLLGLESVVGGAGVVLVMSGLAVVVAAGDLIAMRRARMLRMVWAAAVVAPAIGVVLGVLLLPWTGTSEIATSMPARAISDFFDDSFARRTNHRLRAVAGETQLASLITLHSGRPHLFIDADPARTPWMNHAKFSETGGVVVWRASDTAGTPPPDILKRFPGIVPEVPRAFEWLVTGRQQLLRIGWAIVRPKGT is encoded by the coding sequence ATGCGGTTTACCTCCCTGGTCATCGAGCTCATTCGCGCCCGGCCGCGGCTGATCGTATGGATCGCCGTGCTGCTGCAGGCTTTGATGTGGCTGGTCGTGGCGCTGGTGTTCTACCGCAGCCCGCCCGGCACGCTGGCGACGCTGCTGGCTTTCGGACGCGAATACCAGGTCGGCACCGACCTCGGTCCGCCCTTGGCGGTCTGGCTCGCCGACATCGCCTATCGCGCCGCCGGCGGCCACATGTTCGGCATCTATGTGCTGGCCCAGCTCTGCGAGATCGCGACCTTCATCGCGCTGTATCATCTGTCCCGCGCCGTGGTCGGCTCGCAGCACGCGGTGCTCGCCGTGCTGCTGACTATGACGGTGCTCGCCTTCTCCTCCTCGGCGCTCGATTTCGGCCCCCTTGTACTGGCCCGGCCGCTGTGGGCGCTGCTGCTGCTGCACTCCTGGCAGATCATCGGCCAGCGCCGCGGCAATGCCTGGTTCGCCTGGTCGATCGAGGCCGGCCTGTTGCTGCTGACGACGCCCGCGGCGATCTTCCTGCTGCTGCTGCTCGTCGTGTTCGCGGTCTCGACCGCAGGCGGCCGCCGCACGCTGCGCGCGCTCGATCCGCTGTTCGCGCTGATCGTCGTCGCGGTGCTGGCGCTGCCCTACGCAGTCTGGCTGATGCGGGCGGAGACGCTTGCGATGCCGGCCCTGCCGCAAGTTGCGGAGCTGAGTGCCCGCGCCCTGCATGCGGCCTGGCTGCTGGCCGGCCTCGTGCTCGGAGCCGCCGCGATTCCGGCGCTGACCTTCCTCAACACCGGCCTGTTTGCCGGCAAGGGCGAGGAGCCGCCGATCATCTACCGGCCGCCGGTCGCGCCGCTCGCGCGCAACTTCGTCTATTTCTTCGCGCTCGCCCCGGTGCTGGGCGGGGTGCTGGTCTCTGGCCTGCTGGGGCTCGAATCCGTCGTCGGCGGCGCCGGCGTCGTGCTGGTGATGTCCGGGCTTGCCGTGGTGGTCGCGGCGGGCGATCTCATTGCGATGCGCCGCGCGCGGATGCTGCGCATGGTGTGGGCCGCCGCCGTCGTGGCCCCGGCCATCGGCGTCGTCCTGGGCGTCCTGCTGCTGCCCTGGACCGGCACGAGCGAGATCGCGACCTCGATGCCGGCGCGTGCGATCTCGGACTTCTTCGACGACAGCTTTGCCCGCCGCACCAACCACCGCCTGCGCGCCGTTGCGGGCGAGACGCAACTTGCGAGCCTGATCACGCTGCATTCAGGTCGTCCGCATCTCTTCATCGATGCCGACCCTGCGCGCACGCCGTGGATGAATCACGCCAAATTCAGCGAGACCGGCGGCGTCGTGGTCTGGCGCGCCTCCGACACCGCCGGCACGCCGCCGCCGGACATCCTCAAGCGCTTTCCCGGCATCGTGCCGGAAGTGCCGCGTGCCTTCGAATGGCTCGTGACCGGGCGCCAGCAACTGCTGCGCATCGGCTGGGCCATCGTGCGGCCGAAGGGGACGTAG
- a CDS encoding ribonuclease HII, producing MIRDKSATKPAKDAPNKPGKKAAANKAAPAKAAKTAAAQAMAAPAGKRGIIAVAPPSFRRERALIKRGVWPVAGCDEAGRGPLAGPVVAAAVILDPDRIPRGIDDSKRLTAEERDKLFDKICATAQVSVAVASPSRIDRDNILRASLWALKRAVVALPEAPRHVFVDGRDRLDTECDCEAVIGGDGIVLSIAAASIIAKVTRDRLMCALAQDCPGYGFEQHKGYAVPEHLDALDRLGPTIHHRSFFAPVAAARAKHMPWTVQPVQDLFAVAEVEVHVEANVEIDASAAL from the coding sequence ATGATTCGGGACAAGTCCGCCACCAAGCCGGCCAAAGACGCGCCTAATAAGCCGGGTAAGAAGGCTGCTGCGAACAAGGCCGCGCCGGCCAAGGCAGCCAAGACGGCTGCGGCCCAAGCCATGGCCGCTCCCGCCGGCAAGAGAGGTATCATTGCCGTCGCTCCCCCGAGCTTTCGCCGCGAGCGCGCGCTGATCAAGCGCGGCGTCTGGCCGGTCGCCGGCTGCGACGAGGCCGGTCGCGGACCGCTGGCTGGGCCGGTGGTGGCGGCCGCCGTGATTCTCGACCCCGACCGCATCCCGCGCGGCATCGACGATTCCAAGCGCCTGACGGCCGAGGAGCGCGATAAGCTGTTCGACAAGATCTGCGCCACCGCGCAGGTCTCGGTTGCCGTGGCCTCGCCCTCGCGAATCGATCGCGACAACATCCTGCGCGCCTCGCTGTGGGCGCTGAAGCGGGCCGTGGTGGCACTGCCGGAGGCGCCCAGGCATGTCTTCGTCGACGGCCGCGACCGGCTCGACACGGAATGCGACTGCGAGGCCGTGATCGGCGGCGACGGCATCGTGCTGTCGATCGCCGCGGCCTCCATCATCGCCAAGGTGACGCGCGACCGCCTGATGTGCGCGCTGGCGCAGGACTGCCCCGGCTACGGCTTCGAGCAGCACAAGGGCTATGCCGTCCCCGAGCACCTCGACGCGCTCGACCGCCTCGGCCCAACCATCCACCACCGCAGCTTCTTCGCCCCGGTCGCCGCCGCGCGCGCCAAGCACATGCCGTGGACCGTCCAGCCGGTGCAGGACCTGTTTGCAGTGGCCGAGGTCGAGGTGCACGTGGAAGCGAACGTCGAGATCGACGCATCGGCCGCGCTCTAA
- a CDS encoding VOC family protein yields MPGELNVPVPRLTVITLGVSDLRASIAFYDALGFSRRLKATGEAVAFYDTGGPVLALYGWDQLAADAGLPDQPRPQAFRGMTIAWNCRTREEVDAVMAFALGKGAKLVKTAHETHYGGYSGYFADPDGHPWEVVVAPGIDVGEDRRVHLAE; encoded by the coding sequence ATGCCAGGGGAACTCAATGTGCCGGTGCCGCGTCTCACGGTCATCACGCTCGGCGTCAGCGACCTCCGCGCCAGCATCGCTTTCTACGACGCGCTCGGTTTCTCGCGCCGGCTGAAGGCGACCGGCGAGGCCGTCGCGTTCTACGATACCGGTGGTCCCGTGCTCGCCTTGTATGGCTGGGATCAGCTCGCGGCCGACGCGGGGCTGCCGGACCAGCCGAGGCCGCAGGCCTTCCGCGGCATGACGATCGCCTGGAACTGTCGGACCCGCGAGGAGGTCGATGCGGTGATGGCCTTCGCGCTCGGCAAGGGGGCGAAGCTGGTGAAGACCGCGCACGAGACCCACTACGGCGGCTATTCCGGTTATTTTGCCGACCCCGACGGTCATCCCTGGGAGGTCGTGGTCGCGCCTGGCATCGATGTTGGCGAGGACCGGCGGGTGCATCTGGCGGAGTAG
- a CDS encoding acetate/propionate family kinase, which translates to MSDMVLVLNSGSSSIKFGLFDISPAEPVLLCKGLLDEQEAKPRLVVTSPGGDDLFAARKEAPEADGGHLFADVLAFIEERFGAHGLRAAGHRIVHGGPDYSGPAVLTDDVTAKLAALTPLAPLHQPRCLAPVRALAALRPALTQIACFDTAFHHGLAPSARRFAIPRHYEERGVRRYGFHGLSFESVAGRLAAIAPELIAKRSVIAHLGNGASLCALHHGRSIDTTMGLTPLDGLVMGTRCGTIDPGVLLYLQQHEKMSAEQIQHLLYHESGLLGVSGISADMRTLLASGEAGAREAVELFTFRAAQQIAMMATTLGGLDCLVFTGGIGQHAKEIRSAICERLGWLGVRIDAAANDAVRERIGAGGSAVDVFVIPTNEEMMIARHCAALIRGRGAAAPQ; encoded by the coding sequence ATGTCGGACATGGTCCTCGTCCTCAACTCGGGATCGTCGAGCATCAAGTTCGGCCTGTTCGACATCTCGCCGGCCGAGCCTGTACTGCTCTGCAAGGGCCTGCTCGACGAGCAGGAGGCAAAACCGCGCCTCGTGGTGACGAGCCCGGGGGGCGACGACCTGTTCGCGGCACGGAAGGAGGCGCCGGAGGCCGACGGCGGCCATTTGTTCGCCGACGTGCTCGCCTTCATCGAGGAGAGGTTCGGCGCACACGGCCTGCGCGCGGCCGGCCACCGGATCGTCCACGGCGGGCCGGATTATTCGGGCCCGGCCGTGCTGACCGACGACGTCACAGCGAAGCTGGCGGCATTGACGCCGCTGGCGCCGCTGCACCAGCCGCGCTGCCTCGCGCCCGTTCGCGCGCTTGCGGCGCTCCGGCCTGCGCTGACGCAGATCGCCTGCTTCGACACCGCCTTCCACCACGGCCTCGCGCCGTCCGCGCGGCGCTTCGCGATTCCGCGGCACTATGAAGAGCGTGGCGTCCGGCGTTACGGCTTTCACGGCCTCTCCTTCGAATCTGTCGCGGGCCGCCTCGCCGCGATCGCGCCGGAGCTCATCGCCAAGCGCAGCGTCATCGCGCATCTCGGCAACGGCGCCAGCCTGTGCGCGTTGCACCATGGCCGCAGCATCGACACCACGATGGGACTGACGCCGCTCGACGGCCTCGTCATGGGCACCCGCTGCGGCACCATCGATCCCGGCGTGCTGCTTTATCTGCAGCAGCATGAGAAGATGTCGGCCGAGCAGATCCAGCACCTGCTTTATCACGAGTCCGGCCTGCTCGGCGTCTCCGGCATCTCCGCGGACATGCGAACGTTGCTGGCGAGCGGCGAGGCCGGGGCGCGGGAGGCGGTCGAGCTCTTCACATTCCGCGCGGCGCAGCAGATCGCGATGATGGCCACAACACTCGGCGGGCTCGACTGCCTGGTCTTCACCGGCGGCATCGGCCAGCACGCCAAGGAGATTCGCAGCGCGATCTGCGAGCGGCTCGGCTGGCTCGGCGTGCGCATCGACGCTGCGGCGAACGATGCGGTGCGCGAGCGGATCGGCGCTGGCGGAAGTGCCGTCGATGTCTTCGTCATTCCGACCAACGAAGAGATGATGATCGCCCGCCATTGCGCGGCGCTGATCCGTGGACGCGGGGCCGCCGCGCCTCAGTGA
- a CDS encoding PA0069 family radical SAM protein: MSPAASSHALTHPPVKAPSEPAGADSDFPELGVAIDRARRRGRGAQSNASGRYEAEARVAFDDGWQSLEELPPFKTTVAVDTSRKVITRNDSPDIGFDRSINPYRGCEHGCVYCFARPTHAYLGLSPGLDFESKLFAKPEAPSLLEKELAAPGYEPRMIAIGTNTDPYQPIEREHQIMRGILEVLERAGHPVGIVTKSALVLRDIDILARMAKRNLAKVAISVTSLDPKLARTMEPRAATPPKRLEALKQLSDAGIPTTVMVAPVIPALNDCEIERILDAAAHAGVKEASYVLLRLPLEVRDLFREWLMANYPDRYRHVFTLIRDMRGGRDYDAKWGERMKGTGPMAWTIGRRFEIACERLGLNKRRSKLTTDHFARPKRNGDQLSLF, encoded by the coding sequence ATGAGTCCAGCAGCATCCTCTCATGCTCTCACGCACCCGCCGGTCAAGGCGCCCTCCGAGCCGGCGGGTGCGGACTCTGATTTTCCGGAGCTCGGCGTCGCCATCGACCGCGCCCGCCGGCGAGGGCGGGGGGCGCAGTCCAATGCCAGCGGCCGCTACGAGGCCGAGGCGCGCGTCGCTTTCGACGACGGCTGGCAGAGCCTGGAAGAGCTGCCGCCGTTCAAGACCACGGTCGCAGTCGACACGTCGCGCAAGGTGATCACCCGTAATGACTCACCCGACATCGGCTTCGACCGCTCGATCAATCCCTATCGCGGCTGCGAGCACGGCTGTGTCTACTGCTTCGCCCGCCCGACCCACGCCTATCTCGGCCTGTCGCCGGGCCTCGATTTCGAATCGAAGCTGTTTGCGAAACCCGAGGCGCCTTCGCTGCTGGAGAAGGAGCTCGCCGCCCCCGGCTACGAGCCGCGGATGATCGCGATCGGCACCAACACCGATCCGTATCAGCCGATCGAGCGCGAGCACCAGATCATGCGCGGCATCCTCGAGGTGCTGGAACGTGCCGGCCATCCCGTCGGCATCGTCACCAAATCGGCGCTGGTGCTGCGCGACATCGACATTCTCGCGCGGATGGCCAAGCGCAACCTCGCCAAGGTCGCGATATCAGTGACCTCGCTCGATCCGAAACTGGCCCGCACCATGGAGCCGCGCGCCGCGACGCCGCCGAAGCGGCTGGAGGCGTTGAAGCAGCTCTCGGACGCGGGCATTCCGACCACCGTGATGGTGGCGCCGGTGATCCCCGCGCTGAACGATTGCGAGATCGAGCGCATTCTCGATGCCGCCGCCCATGCCGGCGTCAAGGAAGCCTCCTATGTGCTGCTGCGGCTGCCGCTGGAGGTACGCGATCTCTTCCGCGAATGGCTGATGGCGAATTATCCGGACCGCTACCGCCACGTCTTCACCCTTATCCGCGACATGCGCGGCGGGCGCGACTACGATGCGAAATGGGGCGAGCGAATGAAAGGCACCGGACCGATGGCGTGGACCATCGGCCGCCGCTTCGAGATCGCCTGCGAGCGGCTCGGGCTGAACAAGCGGCGTTCCAAGCTGACGACGGATCACTTTGCGCGGCCGAAGCGGAACGGCGACCAGCTCAGCCTGTTCTGA
- a CDS encoding electron transfer flavoprotein-ubiquinone oxidoreductase: protein MSTEELPPRESMEFDVVIVGAGPSGLAAAIRLKQLNADLNVVVVEKGSEVGAHILSGAVIDPAGLDKLLPDWREDSDCPLKTQVKDDRFYWMTGAGAIKLPNFLMPPLMNNHHCYIGSLGNVCRWLARKAEALGVEIYPGFAAAEVLYDEAGNVKGIATGDMGIGRDGKPKDSFTRGMELLGKYTLFAEGARGSLTKQLINKFALDANSEPPKFGIGLKEVWQIDPAKHQKGLIQHSFGWPLDMKTGGGSFLYHYDDNLVAVGFVVHLNYDDPYLSPFDEFQRFKTHPSIRGTFEGAKRLAYGARAITEGGYQSVPKLSFPGGALIGCAAGFVNVPRIKGVHNAMGTGMLAAEHAAAALAADRANDELVEYENAWRSSSVGKDLFLVRNVKPLWSKFGTVIGVALGGFDMWCNTLFGASLFGTQSHVKHDRATLDPAKQHAPRNYPKPDGKISFDKLSSVFLSNTNHEEDQPVHLKVTDMNLQKTSEHDVFAGPSNRYCPAGVYEWIEEGSGPRFQINAQNCVHCKTCDVKDPNGNITWVPPEGGGGPNYEAM from the coding sequence ATGAGCACCGAAGAACTTCCCCCGCGCGAATCCATGGAATTCGACGTCGTCATCGTCGGCGCCGGCCCCTCGGGCCTGGCGGCCGCGATCCGGTTGAAGCAGCTCAACGCCGACCTCAACGTCGTCGTGGTGGAGAAGGGCTCCGAGGTAGGCGCGCATATTCTCTCCGGTGCGGTGATCGATCCGGCCGGGCTCGACAAGCTGCTCCCGGACTGGCGCGAGGATTCCGACTGCCCGCTCAAGACTCAGGTGAAGGACGACCGCTTCTACTGGATGACGGGCGCCGGCGCGATCAAGCTGCCGAACTTCCTGATGCCGCCGCTGATGAACAACCATCACTGCTATATCGGCTCGCTCGGCAATGTCTGCCGCTGGCTGGCGCGCAAGGCCGAAGCGCTCGGCGTCGAGATCTATCCGGGCTTTGCCGCGGCCGAGGTGCTCTACGACGAGGCGGGCAACGTCAAGGGTATCGCCACCGGCGACATGGGCATCGGCCGCGACGGCAAGCCGAAGGACTCCTTCACCCGCGGCATGGAATTGCTCGGCAAGTACACGCTGTTCGCCGAAGGCGCCCGCGGCAGCCTGACCAAGCAGCTCATCAACAAGTTTGCGCTGGACGCCAACAGCGAGCCGCCGAAATTCGGCATCGGCCTCAAGGAAGTCTGGCAGATCGACCCCGCCAAGCATCAGAAGGGCCTGATCCAGCATTCCTTCGGCTGGCCGCTCGACATGAAGACCGGCGGCGGCTCGTTCCTCTATCATTACGACGACAATCTCGTCGCCGTCGGCTTCGTCGTCCACCTCAACTACGACGATCCCTATCTCTCGCCGTTCGACGAGTTTCAGCGCTTCAAGACCCATCCCTCGATCCGCGGCACTTTCGAAGGCGCCAAGCGGCTCGCTTACGGCGCGCGCGCCATCACCGAGGGCGGTTATCAGTCGGTGCCGAAGCTCAGCTTCCCAGGCGGCGCGCTGATCGGCTGCGCGGCCGGTTTCGTCAACGTGCCGCGCATCAAGGGCGTGCACAATGCCATGGGCACCGGCATGCTCGCGGCCGAGCATGCCGCAGCCGCGCTTGCCGCCGATCGCGCCAATGACGAGCTCGTCGAATACGAGAACGCCTGGCGGTCCTCCTCGGTCGGCAAGGACCTCTTCCTGGTCCGCAACGTCAAGCCGCTGTGGTCGAAGTTCGGCACGGTGATCGGCGTCGCGCTCGGCGGTTTCGACATGTGGTGCAACACGCTGTTCGGCGCTTCGCTGTTCGGCACCCAGTCACACGTCAAGCATGACCGCGCCACGCTCGATCCGGCCAAGCAGCACGCGCCCAGGAACTACCCGAAGCCGGACGGGAAGATCTCCTTCGACAAGCTGTCCTCGGTGTTCCTGTCCAACACCAACCATGAGGAGGACCAGCCGGTCCATCTCAAGGTGACCGACATGAACCTGCAGAAGACCTCCGAGCACGACGTCTTCGCCGGTCCCTCGAATCGCTATTGCCCCGCCGGCGTCTATGAGTGGATCGAGGAGGGATCGGGTCCGCGTTTCCAGATCAACGCCCAGAACTGCGTCCACTGCAAAACCTGCGACGTGAAGGATCCCAACGGCAACATCACCTGGGTTCCCCCGGAGGGCGGCGGCGGCCCGAATTACGAGGCGATGTAA